Proteins encoded in a region of the Sulfurimonas marina genome:
- the rpsB gene encoding 30S ribosomal protein S2, translating into MVTMKDLLECGVHFGHQTRRWNPKMKKFIFGVRKNIYILDLQKTLRYFRNTYQIVLDAAAEGKTVLFVGTKKQARNSVREAALSCGMPYVDNRWLGGMLTNFPTIQKSIRKLDVITEMQENGQIDLLTKKEALMLSRTKDKLEMYFGGIRDMKKLPDMLFIIDAAKEHTAVLEARRLGIPVVAPLDTNCDPDLITYPIPGNDDAIRSIQLFCREMAAAINEGKALAEGGADNSNEEASEEAATEEAAVETTEEA; encoded by the coding sequence ATGGTAACTATGAAAGACCTATTAGAATGTGGTGTACACTTCGGTCACCAAACTCGTCGTTGGAATCCAAAAATGAAAAAATTCATTTTCGGTGTTCGTAAAAATATCTATATCCTAGATTTACAAAAAACTTTACGTTACTTCCGTAACACTTACCAAATCGTATTAGATGCTGCTGCAGAAGGTAAAACAGTACTTTTCGTTGGTACAAAGAAACAAGCTCGTAACTCTGTAAGAGAAGCTGCTCTTTCTTGTGGTATGCCATACGTAGATAACAGATGGTTAGGTGGTATGCTTACTAACTTCCCAACTATTCAAAAATCTATCCGTAAACTTGACGTAATTACTGAGATGCAAGAAAACGGTCAAATTGATCTTTTAACTAAAAAAGAAGCATTAATGCTTTCTAGAACTAAAGATAAACTTGAAATGTACTTCGGTGGTATTCGTGATATGAAAAAACTACCAGATATGCTTTTCATTATCGATGCTGCTAAAGAGCACACTGCAGTTTTAGAAGCAAGACGTCTTGGTATTCCAGTTGTAGCTCCACTAGATACAAACTGTGATCCAGATCTTATCACTTACCCAATCCCAGGTAATGATGATGCTATCCGTTCTATTCAACTTTTCTGTCGTGAGATGGCTGCAGCTATCAACGAAGGTAAAGCTTTAGCAGAAGGTGGTGCAGATAACTCTAACGAGGAAGCATCTGAAGAAGCTGCAACTGAAGAAGCAGCAGTAGAAACTACAGAGGAAGCATAA
- a CDS encoding DedA family protein — translation MLKDLAQFLVDQIFEFGYPGIFILMAIESSFIPFPSEIVLVPAGYLASQEKMNIVLIALSAVGGSMVGAFINYYLAYFVGRKFLNKYGKYFFISKEVLAKMDSFFTKHGAISTFTGRLIPGIRQLISIPAGLAHMDIVKFSIYTALGAGLWSLVLIFLGYFIGENQELIDQYLKQITFSIVILVIIFAFIYYKIKIKKV, via the coding sequence ATGCTTAAGGATTTAGCACAGTTTTTAGTTGATCAGATATTTGAGTTTGGATATCCGGGAATATTTATACTGATGGCTATTGAATCAAGTTTTATCCCGTTTCCTAGTGAGATAGTTCTTGTCCCTGCAGGATATTTGGCATCTCAAGAGAAGATGAATATAGTTTTAATAGCTTTGAGTGCCGTTGGTGGTTCTATGGTTGGAGCGTTTATTAACTACTATCTTGCATATTTTGTAGGGCGTAAGTTTTTAAATAAATATGGAAAGTACTTTTTTATCTCTAAAGAGGTACTTGCTAAAATGGACAGCTTCTTTACAAAGCATGGAGCAATATCAACTTTTACCGGAAGACTTATTCCCGGTATTCGTCAGCTTATCTCGATCCCTGCCGGTTTAGCGCATATGGATATAGTAAAGTTTTCAATATATACGGCTTTAGGTGCTGGACTATGGTCACTTGTTCTGATATTTTTAGGGTACTTCATAGGTGAAAATCAAGAGTTGATAGATCAGTATTTAAAACAAATAACTTTCTCTATAGTTATTTTAGTTATAATATTTGCTTTCATATATTATAAAATCAAAATAAAAAAGGTTTAA
- a CDS encoding ABC transporter ATP-binding protein — MEILEANNLSHSFDYKLFDDVSFSLNKKERIAIIGMSGSGKSTLLHIISSLLKPQSGSVKLFGEDIYNLNKSKLAEIKRDKIGLVFQSHYLFRGFSAYENLEVAEILSQQPIDEELLKRLDIEHCIKQKVTELSGGQQQRVSIARVLTKKPEIIFADEPTGNLDSKTAHEVMELFFEYCDKNDAGMVLVTHDTGLAQLCDKVYRLEDKELKREK, encoded by the coding sequence ATGGAAATTTTAGAAGCAAACAACCTTTCACACTCATTTGATTACAAGTTATTTGATGATGTTTCATTCTCTTTAAATAAAAAAGAACGCATAGCTATTATCGGAATGAGCGGAAGCGGAAAGTCGACACTTTTACATATCATCTCATCACTCTTAAAACCTCAAAGCGGCAGTGTAAAACTTTTTGGAGAAGATATCTATAATCTCAATAAAAGTAAACTCGCAGAGATTAAAAGAGATAAAATCGGGCTTGTATTTCAGTCCCATTATCTTTTTCGCGGTTTTTCTGCATATGAAAATTTAGAGGTAGCCGAGATACTATCGCAGCAGCCGATTGATGAAGAGTTGTTAAAAAGACTCGATATTGAGCATTGTATAAAACAGAAGGTTACGGAACTCTCAGGCGGTCAGCAACAACGTGTATCTATCGCAAGGGTTTTGACAAAAAAACCGGAAATAATTTTTGCAGATGAACCGACAGGAAATCTGGACAGTAAAACCGCTCATGAAGTTATGGAGCTGTTTTTTGAATATTGTGACAAAAATGATGCAGGTATGGTTCTAGTTACACACGATACAGGTCTTGCACAGCTGTGCGACAAAGTGTACAGACTCGAAGATAAAGAGTTAAAAAGAGAAAAATAG
- a CDS encoding FtsW/RodA/SpoVE family cell cycle protein, which yields MADRKLFTLVSILVGLSIIISYSLTEYTVLLFDTNQFHFAIRQTVFGLVGIVLIYVLSLGDPDKHLKPLGFTLFFGSLILMIAMPFLPESVVSEVGGAKRWIKVAGFSLAPVEFFKVGFVYFLAWSFSRKLGHHNGMGIRSEFRRFLPYAVVFVAAMFIIAFLQKDLGQVVVLGGTLLFMLIFAGSSFKFFLSILGGIFGAVVLFILTAEHRIARIKSWWALAQNSVLEIMPEFVAEKLRVPVEVEPYQIGHSLNAIHNGGLFGVGLGNGTFKLGFLSEVHTDFVLAGIAEEFGFIGILFVVFIFMWMLQRIFKIANRTKDTSIYLFSIGIGLVLSFEFLVNAYGISGITPIKGISVPFLSYGGSAMLGACLSVGMVLMASKKANMNGKTSISTSE from the coding sequence ATGGCGGATAGAAAACTTTTTACTTTAGTATCTATTTTAGTAGGACTAAGTATTATTATCTCCTATTCACTCACAGAGTATACGGTTTTACTTTTCGATACAAACCAGTTCCATTTTGCGATCCGTCAAACTGTTTTTGGTTTGGTTGGGATTGTACTTATTTATGTCCTTTCACTGGGTGATCCGGATAAACATCTTAAACCGCTTGGATTTACACTCTTTTTCGGTTCATTAATACTTATGATAGCTATGCCTTTTTTACCGGAGAGTGTGGTTTCAGAAGTTGGTGGTGCAAAACGCTGGATCAAAGTAGCGGGATTCTCTTTAGCTCCTGTTGAGTTTTTTAAAGTTGGATTTGTATACTTTTTAGCATGGAGTTTCTCTCGTAAACTTGGACATCATAACGGCATGGGGATAAGAAGTGAATTCCGCCGTTTCCTCCCTTATGCAGTAGTGTTTGTTGCTGCAATGTTTATTATCGCCTTTTTGCAAAAAGATTTAGGACAGGTTGTAGTTCTTGGCGGGACGCTTCTGTTTATGCTTATCTTTGCAGGAAGCAGTTTTAAATTTTTCCTGAGTATTTTAGGTGGAATCTTCGGAGCGGTGGTACTGTTTATTCTGACAGCTGAACACCGTATTGCCCGTATTAAATCTTGGTGGGCATTGGCACAAAATTCTGTATTAGAGATCATGCCTGAGTTTGTTGCCGAGAAGTTGCGTGTACCTGTTGAGGTAGAACCATATCAGATAGGTCACTCACTCAATGCTATTCACAACGGTGGACTCTTTGGTGTTGGGCTTGGTAACGGTACATTTAAACTTGGATTTTTATCTGAAGTACATACCGACTTTGTTTTAGCCGGAATTGCCGAAGAGTTTGGATTTATAGGGATACTTTTTGTTGTGTTTATTTTTATGTGGATGCTGCAAAGAATATTTAAAATTGCCAACCGTACCAAAGATACAAGTATCTATCTTTTTAGTATCGGAATAGGTCTAGTATTGTCGTTTGAGTTCTTGGTAAATGCCTACGGTATTAGTGGAATTACCCCTATTAAAGGGATCTCGGTACCGTTTTTATCTTACGGTGGTTCGGCGATGCTCGGTGCTTGTTTATCTGTAGGAATGGTACTTATGGCATCTAAAAAAGCAAATATGAATGGAAAGACCTCTATCTCAACCTCTGAATAA
- a CDS encoding DUF420 domain-containing protein: MEYMFSSGFFGTRAPLFMDVVTLIVAVLPLLIFGGIMFAKKGNYKMHAFAQNLIYVVSVIVVIYFEYGVRIGGGFATFASDTEVNYTYALFVLVFHIAIAVATFFYWTLTIIKANKWFKADVIPGEMSKTHKLMAIKSFVGIIFTSMTGIWVYISLFI; encoded by the coding sequence ATGGAGTATATGTTTTCGAGTGGTTTTTTTGGTACTAGAGCACCACTTTTTATGGATGTTGTTACATTAATAGTAGCGGTTTTACCGTTATTGATTTTTGGTGGAATCATGTTTGCAAAAAAAGGTAATTATAAAATGCATGCTTTTGCACAAAACTTGATCTATGTGGTTTCTGTTATCGTTGTGATTTATTTTGAATACGGTGTACGTATAGGAGGTGGGTTCGCCACTTTTGCATCTGATACGGAAGTAAATTATACCTATGCACTTTTTGTATTAGTTTTTCATATTGCAATTGCAGTGGCTACATTTTTTTACTGGACACTTACAATCATTAAAGCAAATAAATGGTTTAAAGCAGATGTTATACCTGGAGAGATGTCAAAAACTCATAAACTGATGGCGATTAAAAGTTTTGTAGGTATTATCTTTACATCTATGACAGGTATCTGGGTGTATATATCACTATTTATATAA
- the bcp gene encoding thioredoxin-dependent thiol peroxidase: MIEVGAAAPEFCLPNQDDVEICLRDLKGKWIVLYFYPKDSTPGCTTEACEFTEAMPEFGNMDAIILGVSADSTKRHRNFIEKQNLSITLLSDESTDMMQEYGVWQLKKNYGREYMGIVRSTLIIDPQGVVQAVWEKVRVKGHVEAVKEKLAELQG, encoded by the coding sequence ATGATAGAAGTTGGCGCAGCTGCACCGGAGTTTTGTTTACCAAATCAAGATGATGTGGAGATCTGTTTACGTGATCTCAAAGGAAAATGGATAGTTCTTTATTTTTATCCAAAGGATTCAACTCCGGGTTGTACGACTGAAGCGTGTGAGTTTACGGAAGCTATGCCGGAATTTGGTAATATGGATGCTATTATTTTAGGTGTGAGTGCAGACTCTACAAAAAGACATCGTAACTTTATAGAAAAACAAAACCTTAGCATTACACTACTAAGTGATGAATCAACTGATATGATGCAAGAGTACGGTGTATGGCAACTAAAGAAAAATTACGGTCGTGAATATATGGGGATAGTTCGTTCAACGCTTATTATCGATCCTCAAGGTGTAGTTCAAGCTGTTTGGGAAAAAGTTCGTGTAAAAGGTCATGTTGAAGCTGTAAAAGAGAAGCTTGCGGAGTTGCAAGGCTAA
- the tsf gene encoding translation elongation factor Ts — protein MAAITAAMVKELRTATDAPMMDCKKVLVEADGDIEKAKELLKERGIAKAAKKADRVAAEGLVGLKIADDCSKATVVEINSETDFVAQNEGFKDLVLKTTEEVFNTNPTDVEGVMGTEFGTYFTESVAKIGEKIELRRFGSLEAEDDTVAMNAYVHSNNRIAVIVKAKCDSAKTAEGMKDVLKQVAMHASAMKPQVLSYKDFSTEFVESETKGRIEAIKKENEELARLGKTLKNVPSFVSMVQLTDEIMKKAEEDIKADLAAQGKPEKIWDKIIPGSLARFVDDNTTLDKEQALLDQTYVLDDKKTVAEAVEAAAKALGGTAEIVDFIRLEVGEGIEKAEDDFAAEVAAQMA, from the coding sequence ATGGCAGCAATTACAGCAGCAATGGTTAAGGAGCTCAGAACTGCAACTGACGCTCCAATGATGGATTGTAAAAAAGTTTTAGTTGAAGCTGACGGAGATATCGAAAAAGCAAAAGAGCTTTTAAAAGAAAGAGGTATCGCTAAAGCTGCTAAGAAAGCTGATAGAGTTGCAGCAGAAGGTCTTGTAGGTCTTAAAATTGCTGATGACTGTTCTAAAGCTACAGTTGTTGAAATTAACTCTGAAACTGACTTCGTTGCTCAAAATGAAGGTTTCAAAGATTTAGTTCTTAAAACAACTGAAGAAGTTTTCAACACTAATCCAACTGATGTTGAAGGTGTAATGGGTACTGAATTCGGTACTTACTTCACTGAAAGCGTTGCAAAAATCGGTGAAAAAATTGAACTTCGCCGTTTCGGTAGTTTAGAAGCTGAAGATGATACTGTTGCAATGAATGCTTATGTTCACTCTAACAACAGAATCGCTGTAATCGTAAAAGCTAAATGTGACTCTGCAAAAACTGCTGAAGGTATGAAAGATGTACTTAAGCAAGTTGCAATGCACGCATCTGCTATGAAACCACAAGTTTTAAGCTACAAAGATTTCTCTACTGAATTCGTTGAGTCTGAAACTAAAGGTCGTATCGAAGCTATTAAAAAAGAGAACGAAGAGTTAGCACGTTTAGGTAAAACACTTAAAAATGTTCCATCATTCGTATCTATGGTTCAATTAACTGACGAGATCATGAAAAAAGCTGAAGAAGATATCAAAGCTGATCTTGCGGCTCAAGGGAAACCTGAAAAAATCTGGGACAAAATCATCCCTGGTTCGTTAGCTCGTTTTGTTGATGACAACACTACTTTAGATAAAGAGCAAGCTTTACTTGACCAAACTTACGTACTTGACGATAAGAAAACAGTAGCAGAGGCTGTTGAGGCTGCTGCTAAAGCTCTTGGCGGAACTGCTGAGATCGTTGACTTTATCCGTCTTGAAGTGGGTGAAGGTATCGAGAAAGCTGAAGATGACTTCGCAGCTGAAGTAGCTGCACAAATGGCTTAA
- a CDS encoding DUF3373 family protein → MNKPLLLSLVASATILGSNLSADTMYDRFEAMEAKMQKMQKELEELRAKKSISVTSKKSDDEDESEDADSDEETDNEEDSDEEEDFDVIEAFEELDESITEINKATSGNHLKFGVDYRFALENLDYEMANGDKYQNDAFMTNRFWLNMDWAATHQISFHGQLAYNKAFGHRSGSGANMTPFETFDWITNENAYDDTLRVKNAYFLYKNSTFVGTDIPWTFSIGRRPSTNGHLINLRDDDHAASPQGHSINVEFDGLSSLFKLENLTGVNGMYVKFCAGRGGTNAAPKFFAMDMNTSTIQTSVPYATTEGDLADIDLAGFIFRAYSDGQYTLDTQLYYANNLIGADINTATNQFYGMETVGGMYSATASFMINGIGDGISDFLDETTFFVSGAMSKTDPKADARMLYSEWTLDGQQTTAGESKTGYSYWIGTQFPSLITEDGRWGLEFNHGTKYWRSITYAEDTNIGSKMAARGNAYEAYFTEYLVEDILSMQIRYTYIDYDFTGSNGFFGDSTGAAMKISDIETAANAGNTTAQDMLGNIVKNAQDIRFYLRYKF, encoded by the coding sequence ATGAATAAGCCTTTATTATTATCATTGGTCGCTTCAGCTACGATACTAGGGAGTAATTTATCAGCTGACACAATGTACGATCGCTTCGAAGCAATGGAAGCTAAAATGCAAAAAATGCAAAAAGAGCTAGAAGAATTAAGAGCAAAAAAGTCTATATCAGTTACATCTAAAAAATCAGATGACGAAGACGAAAGTGAAGATGCTGACTCTGATGAAGAAACAGATAACGAAGAGGATTCTGACGAGGAAGAAGATTTTGATGTTATCGAAGCATTTGAAGAGCTAGATGAAAGCATTACAGAGATCAATAAAGCTACAAGTGGTAACCATTTAAAATTTGGTGTTGATTACAGATTTGCATTAGAAAATCTAGATTATGAAATGGCAAATGGAGATAAATATCAAAATGATGCTTTCATGACAAATAGATTCTGGTTAAATATGGACTGGGCAGCAACTCACCAAATCAGTTTTCATGGGCAACTAGCATATAATAAAGCATTTGGACACAGAAGTGGTTCAGGAGCTAATATGACTCCGTTTGAAACATTTGACTGGATTACGAATGAGAATGCTTATGATGATACTCTCCGTGTAAAAAATGCATACTTTCTATACAAAAACTCAACATTTGTTGGAACTGATATCCCATGGACATTTAGTATAGGTCGTCGTCCATCAACAAACGGACACCTTATTAACCTAAGAGATGATGATCATGCAGCATCGCCTCAAGGACATTCAATTAATGTTGAGTTTGATGGTTTAAGTTCTCTATTTAAGCTTGAAAACCTGACTGGAGTTAACGGTATGTATGTTAAGTTCTGTGCAGGTCGCGGCGGTACAAATGCAGCTCCAAAATTCTTTGCAATGGATATGAACACAAGTACTATTCAAACTTCAGTTCCATATGCAACGACTGAAGGTGATCTTGCAGATATTGATCTTGCTGGATTTATTTTTAGAGCTTACAGTGACGGTCAGTATACTTTAGATACTCAGCTTTATTATGCAAACAATTTAATCGGAGCCGATATAAACACTGCTACAAATCAATTTTACGGTATGGAAACTGTAGGGGGGATGTATAGTGCTACAGCAAGCTTTATGATTAACGGTATAGGAGATGGTATCAGTGACTTTTTAGATGAAACTACTTTCTTCGTAAGTGGTGCTATGAGTAAAACTGATCCAAAAGCAGATGCTAGAATGCTTTATTCGGAATGGACACTGGATGGACAACAAACAACTGCCGGAGAATCAAAAACAGGTTATTCATACTGGATCGGTACACAATTCCCTTCACTTATCACAGAAGATGGAAGATGGGGATTAGAATTTAACCATGGTACGAAATACTGGAGAAGTATTACTTATGCAGAAGATACAAATATAGGTTCAAAAATGGCTGCACGCGGTAATGCATATGAAGCTTATTTTACAGAATACCTTGTAGAAGATATTTTATCTATGCAGATCCGCTATACGTATATAGATTACGACTTTACAGGAAGTAATGGATTCTTTGGAGATTCAACTGGTGCAGCAATGAAAATTTCTGACATAGAAACAGCTGCGAATGCAGGAAATACGACTGCACAAGATATGCTCGGAAATATAGTTAAAAATGCGCAGGATATTCGTTTTTATCTAAGATATAAATTCTAA
- a CDS encoding NAD(P)/FAD-dependent oxidoreductase: MQKDQKNKIVIIGGGYAGLNALKKLAKDQNNEIVLIDKKAYHFMQTDVYDLIANEHDFAQVSVDLFTYCTGFDHNVTFLKEEIKSVDFKNKKVISERKRITYDYLIIAVGARTKFFSNIEGLREYAYGVKALHRAMYFKQKFEMSLFQKIDQEGTYCKPLNIVIAGGGLSGVEISAQMASFAKEFYKNNNFLCRKLNIVLVNSSEFVLKNLDDKLVKYSEKHLKKLDVTIKRNAKVQSLTPTRVTLSNGEELEMDFMIFAGGIEPNGLVFNLELSKNQQGYLETNEYLQSVNHEDVFVVGDCTTIYDKNKKRLPPTADIAEQMGRCAANNITRLIYKQKLKKHMVRQRGILIALGRRYACGKVFGLYLNGFSAYLMKKAIEKLYLFKLNKQSKKGCKKIFCTLQD, from the coding sequence ATGCAAAAAGATCAAAAAAATAAAATCGTGATCATTGGCGGTGGATATGCCGGACTCAATGCACTAAAAAAACTCGCTAAAGATCAAAACAACGAGATTGTACTTATTGATAAAAAAGCGTATCACTTTATGCAGACAGATGTATATGACCTGATAGCGAACGAACACGATTTTGCCCAAGTGAGTGTTGATCTTTTTACTTACTGTACAGGGTTTGATCACAACGTTACTTTTTTAAAAGAAGAGATAAAGAGCGTTGACTTTAAAAACAAAAAAGTTATCTCTGAACGAAAAAGAATAACCTATGACTATCTCATAATAGCAGTAGGTGCTAGAACAAAGTTTTTCTCAAATATTGAAGGTTTAAGAGAGTATGCCTACGGTGTAAAGGCACTTCATAGGGCTATGTATTTTAAACAAAAGTTTGAGATGAGTCTTTTTCAAAAGATCGATCAAGAAGGAACATACTGTAAACCTTTAAATATCGTGATCGCAGGTGGGGGGTTAAGCGGTGTTGAGATCTCTGCACAGATGGCATCTTTTGCAAAAGAGTTTTATAAAAACAATAATTTTTTATGTAGAAAACTCAATATTGTACTGGTAAATTCTTCAGAGTTTGTTTTAAAGAACTTGGATGATAAGCTTGTGAAATATTCAGAAAAGCATCTAAAAAAGCTCGATGTGACAATTAAGAGAAATGCAAAAGTTCAGAGTTTAACGCCAACTAGGGTAACCCTTAGTAACGGAGAAGAGCTTGAGATGGATTTTATGATCTTTGCAGGGGGAATAGAGCCAAACGGATTAGTATTTAACTTAGAGTTATCGAAAAATCAACAGGGTTATTTAGAAACCAATGAGTATCTTCAAAGTGTTAATCATGAAGATGTTTTTGTTGTCGGGGACTGTACGACAATTTATGATAAAAATAAAAAACGTTTACCCCCTACTGCTGATATTGCAGAACAGATGGGTAGATGTGCTGCTAATAATATTACAAGACTTATATACAAACAAAAATTGAAAAAACACATGGTACGCCAAAGAGGGATACTCATTGCTTTAGGAAGACGATATGCATGTGGAAAAGTTTTTGGTTTATATCTAAACGGTTTTAGTGCATACCTTATGAAAAAAGCTATTGAAAAACTTTATCTATTTAAACTGAATAAGCAATCGAAAAAGGGTTGTAAAAAGATATTTTGTACCCTACAAGATTAA
- a CDS encoding DUF6115 domain-containing protein, giving the protein MNLEQINFQLEYVVVIMALIILYLLYYVYTKDTTYSKNIRSVASVVEDLNRELYYLKKQLSEAETKFQSNSQRMNDDEIYQEIERSVYDMVQPLSIAMKQLQSNIEVIEGQIEHRIAQLESGVKQFSIPTSIHANDDEKIISLFKQGVSIETIAKELHLSKPEVEFVLKINKIK; this is encoded by the coding sequence TTGAATTTAGAGCAGATAAATTTTCAGCTGGAGTATGTTGTCGTCATTATGGCGCTCATCATTTTATATCTTTTATATTATGTTTATACAAAAGATACGACCTACTCTAAAAATATCCGCTCTGTAGCTTCTGTTGTGGAAGATTTGAATCGTGAGCTTTATTATCTCAAAAAACAATTATCAGAAGCTGAGACAAAGTTTCAGTCAAACTCACAAAGAATGAATGATGATGAGATCTATCAGGAGATCGAGAGAAGTGTGTACGATATGGTGCAACCACTCTCTATAGCCATGAAACAATTACAATCAAATATTGAAGTGATTGAGGGGCAGATCGAACATAGAATAGCACAGCTTGAAAGCGGTGTAAAACAATTTTCTATTCCGACATCTATCCATGCAAATGATGATGAAAAAATTATTTCACTTTTTAAGCAGGGTGTATCGATCGAAACAATAGCAAAAGAACTCCATCTTTCAAAACCTGAAGTAGAGTTTGTTCTTAAAATCAATAAAATCAAGTAG
- the murG gene encoding undecaprenyldiphospho-muramoylpentapeptide beta-N-acetylglucosaminyltransferase codes for MKICITGGGTGGHLMVAEALVEAVVNDGDEAIFIGSNKGQDQKYFGEHSEFSHVYFLETTGVVNQRGLGKIKALYKVFKAFLEARKILKEHKIEATYSVGGFSAAAASFATLSLFKPLFIHEQNAKTGRLNGLLKPFAKRFISGYEKDSKIQGYPVKEVFVKTARVRTELNTIIFLGGSHGARAINDLALSVAWKLKKQGIKIIHQAGESDLQRVEEEYKKLGIDDVELYGFTKELPTLIEKADMAVSRAGASTLWELSTNGCPAFYIPYPYAAGDHQYYNAKFIVDNDLGWCEREGEELQSKLLHAIKESALATKSEKLLEYNQKNVATTMITEVRDLLNA; via the coding sequence ATGAAAATTTGTATAACAGGTGGTGGAACAGGCGGTCACTTAATGGTAGCCGAGGCTTTGGTTGAAGCTGTTGTAAATGATGGAGATGAAGCGATATTTATCGGTTCAAACAAAGGTCAGGACCAAAAGTATTTCGGTGAGCATAGTGAGTTTTCACATGTCTACTTTTTGGAAACTACGGGTGTTGTCAACCAAAGAGGTTTGGGAAAAATAAAAGCACTCTATAAAGTGTTCAAAGCTTTTTTAGAGGCAAGAAAGATTTTAAAAGAACACAAAATAGAAGCGACTTACAGTGTCGGCGGTTTTTCTGCAGCAGCGGCATCTTTTGCGACACTCTCTTTATTTAAACCCCTTTTCATTCATGAACAAAATGCAAAAACAGGACGACTCAATGGGCTTTTAAAACCATTTGCCAAACGTTTTATCTCTGGATATGAGAAAGATTCCAAGATTCAGGGGTATCCGGTTAAAGAGGTTTTTGTAAAAACTGCACGAGTGAGAACGGAGTTAAATACGATCATATTTTTAGGCGGCAGTCACGGGGCACGCGCTATTAACGATCTAGCACTCAGTGTAGCCTGGAAATTAAAAAAACAAGGGATTAAAATTATTCATCAAGCAGGGGAGAGTGACTTGCAAAGGGTGGAGGAAGAGTATAAAAAACTAGGCATTGACGATGTTGAACTCTATGGCTTTACAAAAGAGCTCCCAACATTAATCGAAAAGGCAGATATGGCGGTAAGCCGTGCGGGAGCTTCAACACTTTGGGAGTTAAGTACAAATGGATGTCCAGCTTTTTACATCCCGTACCCATATGCAGCTGGTGATCATCAGTACTATAATGCAAAGTTTATTGTAGATAATGATTTGGGCTGGTGTGAGCGAGAGGGTGAAGAGTTGCAATCAAAACTGCTTCATGCAATCAAAGAGAGTGCACTCGCTACTAAAAGTGAAAAGCTTTTGGAATATAATCAAAAAAATGTAGCGACCACAATGATCACAGAGGTGAGGGATCTGCTCAATGCTTAA
- the mqnP gene encoding menaquinone biosynthesis prenyltransferase MqnP yields MQDLKQKLKDFNELVMFEHSIFSLPFIFIAMVVAADGWFGFGLLFLGALAAVTARNFAMGVNRYADRDIDAHNPRTANRPNVDGRLDATSILIFIGVNALAFIVIAYLINPLAFKLSIPILLVLGSYSYFKRFSSMAHIILGISLGLAPIAGVIAVSAAIPIWSVLLALGVIFWVAGFDLLYSLQDMEYDVEKGLHSIPSKYGAESTLFISALFHGLAVLFWLLFVWAADLGFFALLAAAGSGLVLAYEQKLVRRDFTQIDRAFFTVNGYLGIVFFILIVLDRILA; encoded by the coding sequence ATTTAAAACAAAAACTAAAAGATTTTAATGAACTTGTAATGTTTGAACACTCTATATTTTCACTGCCGTTTATCTTTATAGCGATGGTAGTAGCGGCTGATGGATGGTTTGGTTTTGGACTTCTGTTTTTAGGAGCATTAGCTGCTGTAACTGCAAGAAATTTTGCAATGGGTGTGAACCGTTATGCAGATCGTGATATCGATGCACATAACCCTCGTACGGCAAACCGTCCAAATGTTGACGGAAGACTTGATGCAACTTCTATACTTATTTTTATCGGAGTGAATGCTCTTGCTTTTATCGTAATAGCATACTTGATTAACCCTTTGGCATTTAAACTCTCTATACCGATCTTGTTGGTACTTGGCTCATACTCATATTTTAAGCGTTTCTCTTCAATGGCTCATATAATTTTAGGAATTTCTCTTGGGCTTGCACCAATTGCGGGAGTTATAGCAGTAAGTGCAGCAATCCCTATCTGGTCAGTACTTCTTGCTCTTGGTGTTATTTTCTGGGTAGCTGGTTTTGATCTGCTTTATTCACTCCAAGATATGGAATATGATGTAGAAAAAGGGCTGCACTCAATCCCGTCAAAATACGGTGCAGAATCAACACTTTTTATCTCAGCACTTTTCCATGGACTTGCAGTGCTTTTTTGGCTCCTTTTTGTATGGGCTGCAGATCTTGGCTTTTTCGCACTTTTAGCAGCTGCGGGCAGCGGGCTGGTTCTTGCGTATGAGCAAAAGCTGGTACGTCGTGATTTTACACAGATAGACAGAGCATTTTTTACAGTTAACGGTTATCTAGGTATTGTATTTTTTATCTTAATAGTACTCGATAGGATATTAGCATGA